In Paenibacillus sonchi, a single genomic region encodes these proteins:
- a CDS encoding ABC transporter permease subunit: MNFSLYKEMMRVNLKGIMNYAVGSAFYMLFMIWLYPGLGGSTAAIDELVKAMPEGVGNAFGLNSGFASAEAFISGEYYGLILVLILSIVCVQLSTQLIARLVDRGSMAYLLATPTTRRKVAFTQGLVLVTSLFIILAVTLLSGFAGKSWFLGTKYEFDMGRFTQLNTVAFLLFFAIGGLCFLISCACNDEKKALGISGAVTFGFFTLDLLGKISGKLDVLRYFTLFSFYRPAHIVQGTAEVMQICLWLLLIGLAAFAAGIRIFRRRDLPL; the protein is encoded by the coding sequence ATGAACTTTTCACTCTATAAAGAAATGATGCGGGTCAATTTGAAGGGAATCATGAACTACGCTGTGGGCTCTGCGTTTTATATGCTGTTCATGATCTGGCTGTATCCCGGCCTGGGCGGCAGTACAGCAGCCATAGATGAACTGGTTAAGGCGATGCCGGAAGGCGTAGGCAATGCGTTCGGGCTGAACAGCGGCTTCGCGAGCGCGGAGGCTTTTATCTCCGGGGAATATTACGGGCTTATTCTGGTCCTGATCCTGTCCATCGTCTGCGTGCAGCTCTCCACTCAGCTTATCGCCCGGCTGGTGGACCGGGGTTCCATGGCCTATCTGCTGGCTACTCCGACCACGCGCCGCAAGGTAGCCTTCACGCAAGGCCTGGTTCTGGTCACCTCTCTCTTCATTATATTGGCGGTCACCCTGCTGTCGGGGTTTGCCGGAAAAAGCTGGTTTCTCGGCACCAAATATGAATTCGATATGGGCCGCTTCACCCAGCTGAATACCGTGGCCTTTCTGCTGTTTTTCGCTATCGGCGGGCTATGCTTCCTGATTTCCTGCGCCTGCAATGACGAAAAGAAGGCGCTCGGAATCTCCGGTGCGGTCACCTTCGGCTTCTTCACGCTCGACCTGCTCGGCAAAATCAGCGGTAAGCTTGACGTGCTGCGCTACTTCACCCTGTTCAGCTTCTACCGCCCCGCCCATATTGTGCAGGGCACAGCCGAAGTTATGCAGATTTGCCTCTGGCTGCTGCTGATCGGCCTTGCGGCTTTTGCCGCAGGCATCCGGATCTTCCGGCGGCGGGACCTGCCGCTGTAA
- a CDS encoding ROK family protein → MLPIHELIPNSRTKEMYLSVRKKGTVSKQTLLEESGLTVSTLTRILDELLAQNLLLEVGFGESTGGRRPTLYETNPAYGYVFGLEISRTFSRLVLADLHLKLLDEYSWPMDEQATPERLIESVHAQVLRMLEQASIDISQVIGLGIGAVGPLDRKEGRILQPAGFAAPGWSQVPVKERLEQLLDVPVCLDNGANTALLGEYWAGGDRRQHQLLYLHAGIGLRSAIMNEGRILYGVIDTEGAVGQMIIESSGVPSSVPGGNSGAWES, encoded by the coding sequence GTGCTGCCTATTCATGAACTCATACCTAATTCCAGAACCAAAGAGATGTACTTATCTGTCCGAAAAAAAGGGACCGTATCCAAACAAACCCTGCTGGAGGAAAGCGGCCTGACTGTCAGCACCTTGACCCGGATTCTTGATGAGCTGCTTGCCCAGAACCTGCTGCTGGAGGTAGGCTTCGGGGAATCCACGGGCGGCAGACGGCCCACCCTATATGAAACCAATCCCGCCTATGGCTATGTCTTCGGCCTGGAAATCTCCCGGACGTTTTCCAGGCTCGTGCTTGCAGATCTCCATCTAAAGCTGCTGGATGAATATTCATGGCCTATGGATGAGCAGGCCACGCCGGAACGCCTGATTGAATCCGTTCATGCCCAGGTGCTGCGCATGCTGGAGCAAGCCTCCATTGACATCAGCCAAGTTATCGGGCTTGGCATTGGAGCCGTCGGCCCCTTGGACCGCAAGGAAGGAAGGATTCTGCAGCCAGCCGGCTTTGCAGCTCCGGGCTGGTCTCAGGTGCCGGTCAAAGAACGGCTGGAGCAGCTTCTTGATGTGCCGGTGTGTCTGGATAATGGGGCCAATACCGCGCTGCTTGGCGAATATTGGGCCGGCGGCGACCGGCGGCAGCATCAGCTGCTCTATCTCCATGCCGGCATCGGGCTGCGCTCCGCGATTATGAACGAAGGCCGGATTCTCTACGGCGTCATCGACACCGAAGGGGCCGTCGGCCAGATGATCATTGAGAGCTCCGGCGTTCCTTCCAGCGTGCCGGGCGGCAATTCCGGCGCATGGGAATCCTGA
- a CDS encoding ABC transporter ATP-binding protein produces the protein MLKVEGLSKRFSNGRGIDNVSFTVHQGEVFGFLGPNGAGKSTTIRHIMGFMQPDRGSVTIGGLDAWKGQGTVQKLAGYLPGEINFIDGMTGTSFLNFMTSMQGVKDTSKRDRLIRRLQFDAATPIRKMSKGMKQKVGIVAAFMHSPKLIILDEPTSGLDPLMQRVFIELVLEEKAAGTTFLMSSHSFQEIERTCDRAAIIKDGRIVTVKNIHELQSMQRKLFEVVFAAQEDAAQFAASGLQVESQEGNRVRIAIQGDYAAFTQELAHYAVRSIDISTQNLEDIFMNYYDRDREVNAE, from the coding sequence ATGCTGAAGGTTGAAGGGCTCAGCAAGCGGTTTTCAAATGGCAGAGGCATTGACAATGTATCATTCACGGTTCATCAAGGCGAGGTGTTCGGATTCCTGGGACCAAACGGGGCAGGGAAATCCACAACCATCCGTCACATCATGGGGTTCATGCAGCCGGATCGCGGCTCGGTTACGATCGGCGGGCTCGATGCCTGGAAGGGGCAGGGAACGGTGCAGAAGCTGGCCGGGTATCTGCCGGGAGAGATTAACTTTATCGACGGCATGACCGGCACAAGCTTTCTCAATTTCATGACCTCGATGCAGGGAGTGAAGGACACCTCCAAGCGTGACCGCCTGATCCGGCGCCTGCAATTCGATGCCGCGACACCGATCCGCAAAATGTCCAAAGGCATGAAACAGAAGGTCGGCATTGTGGCCGCCTTCATGCACAGCCCGAAGCTCATTATTCTGGATGAGCCGACCTCCGGTCTGGACCCGCTGATGCAGCGGGTATTTATTGAGCTGGTATTGGAAGAAAAAGCAGCGGGAACCACCTTTCTCATGTCCTCTCACAGCTTTCAGGAGATTGAACGCACCTGCGACCGGGCTGCGATTATCAAGGACGGCCGGATTGTCACCGTCAAAAATATCCACGAGCTGCAGTCCATGCAGCGCAAGCTGTTTGAGGTGGTCTTTGCAGCACAGGAGGATGCCGCACAGTTTGCCGCTTCGGGTCTGCAGGTCGAATCACAGGAAGGCAACCGGGTACGGATCGCCATTCAGGGCGATTATGCGGCATTTACACAGGAGCTGGCCCACTATGCCGTACGCAGCATCGACATCTCTACGCAGAATCTGGAGGACATTTTCATGAACTATTATGACCGGGACCGCGAGGTGAATGCAGAATGA